Proteins co-encoded in one Alcanivorax sp. genomic window:
- a CDS encoding Na(+)-translocating NADH-quinone reductase subunit A — translation MIKVRKGLDLPITGAPRQEIEEGHQVRSVAVLGGDYVGMKPTMEVREGDVVKKGQLLFSDKKTEGVKYTAPAAGKVTAVNRGHKRVLQSVVIEVADQEEEVTFTSYSADQLSGLDRAAVQQQLVDSGEWTLLRTRPFGKVPALETTPNSIFVSILDTNPLAMEPAVVIKENEQAFRAGLTVLSRLTDGPVWVCRGPKTDLPSFAGGQVREETFAGKHPAGNVGTQIHFLDPVSMKKTVWSVGYQDVIAIGNLFTTGKISSERVVALCGPQAKTPRLLRTRVGASVEDFTQGELKSGDNRLISGSALNGHNARGPLAWLNRTANQLTALREGHERELLGYISPGINRFSLMNIYLSKLMPGKRFNFTTTTNGSERAMVPVGAYEEVMPLDVLPTQLLRALIVGDTDSATALGALELLEEDLALCTFVCPGKYEYGPILRDNLTTIEAEG, via the coding sequence ATGATTAAAGTCAGGAAGGGCCTGGATCTGCCCATCACTGGTGCACCGCGCCAGGAGATTGAGGAAGGTCATCAGGTTCGTTCTGTTGCCGTGCTCGGCGGTGACTATGTGGGTATGAAGCCCACCATGGAAGTCCGCGAAGGTGACGTGGTCAAGAAAGGCCAGTTGCTCTTCTCAGACAAGAAAACCGAGGGTGTGAAATACACCGCTCCTGCGGCGGGCAAGGTGACTGCGGTAAATCGCGGTCACAAACGCGTTCTTCAATCGGTGGTGATTGAAGTAGCCGACCAGGAAGAAGAAGTCACCTTTACCTCCTACAGTGCTGATCAGCTGTCCGGCCTTGACCGGGCTGCCGTCCAACAGCAGCTGGTGGATTCCGGTGAGTGGACCCTGCTGCGTACTCGCCCGTTTGGCAAGGTGCCAGCACTGGAAACCACCCCCAATTCCATTTTCGTTTCCATTCTCGACACCAACCCGCTGGCGATGGAGCCGGCCGTGGTGATCAAGGAAAACGAACAGGCCTTCCGTGCCGGCCTCACCGTGCTGAGCCGTCTTACCGACGGGCCGGTGTGGGTCTGCCGTGGTCCCAAGACGGACCTGCCCAGTTTCGCGGGTGGCCAGGTGCGCGAAGAAACCTTCGCGGGCAAGCACCCGGCTGGCAACGTGGGTACCCAGATCCACTTCCTGGACCCGGTCAGCATGAAGAAGACCGTCTGGTCTGTGGGCTACCAGGACGTGATTGCCATCGGCAACCTGTTTACTACCGGTAAAATTTCCAGCGAGCGTGTGGTTGCCCTGTGTGGCCCCCAGGCCAAGACGCCGCGTCTGCTGCGTACCCGCGTGGGCGCCAGCGTGGAAGATTTCACCCAGGGTGAGCTGAAAAGCGGCGATAACCGCCTGATTTCCGGGTCTGCACTCAACGGCCACAACGCCCGTGGTCCGCTGGCATGGCTGAACCGCACTGCCAATCAGCTGACGGCCCTGCGTGAGGGACATGAGCGTGAGCTGCTGGGTTACATTTCACCCGGTATCAACCGCTTCTCGCTGATGAATATCTATCTGTCCAAGCTGATGCCTGGCAAGCGCTTCAACTTTACCACCACCACCAATGGCTCCGAGCGTGCCATGGTGCCCGTGGGTGCCTACGAAGAAGTGATGCCACTGGATGTGCTGCCGACCCAGCTGCTGCGTGCACTGATTGTGGGTGACACTGATTCGGCTACTGCGCTGGGCGCGCTGGAGTTGCTGGAAGAAGACCTGGCCCTGTGTACCTTTGTGTGCCCGGGCAAGTATGAATACGGTCCGATCCTGCGCGACAACCTCACCACCATTGAAGCGGAGGGCTGA
- a CDS encoding glyceraldehyde-3-phosphate dehydrogenase: MSKLEDHFGRWKNREEIAEAMIPVIGRLQRENNVTTTVYSRALVNKSVIQILKAHRFVKQIEDSELSVVDTFPILQEVAKLDLGPCRIDIGKLAVEYKKDNRGLSVEEYVRAELSDATSNKAATPEPTDVVLYGFGRIGRILARLLIEKVGSGNGLRLKAIVVRESGKGDLQKRASLLRRDSVHGPFAGTIAVDEEENAIIANGNFIKVIYANDPNTIDYTQYGINNAVVIDNTGKWRDVDGLTQHLNRPGVSRVMLTAPGKGDMKNIVHGVNNNIIEDGDKIISAASCTTNAIVPPLKALEDKFGIEFGHVETVHSYTNDQNLLDNFHKGPRRGRAAPLNMVLTETGAATAAAKALPSLAGKLTGNSIRVPTPNVSMAILNLTLEKETTLEELNEYLRWVSLHSPLQRQVDFVSSPDAVSTDFVGSRHASVIDAEATIVNGRHCVLYVWYDNEFGYSCQVLRILQQISGVEFPQYPKD; this comes from the coding sequence GTGAGCAAACTGGAAGACCATTTCGGCCGCTGGAAAAACCGCGAAGAAATTGCAGAAGCCATGATTCCTGTCATTGGCCGCCTGCAGCGCGAAAATAACGTGACCACCACCGTTTACAGCCGCGCCCTGGTCAACAAGTCTGTTATCCAGATCCTGAAAGCACACCGCTTCGTCAAGCAGATCGAAGATTCCGAGCTGTCCGTTGTGGACACCTTCCCGATCCTGCAGGAAGTGGCCAAGCTGGACCTGGGCCCTTGCCGCATTGATATCGGCAAGCTGGCGGTGGAGTACAAGAAAGACAACCGCGGCCTGTCCGTTGAAGAGTACGTGCGCGCCGAGCTGTCCGACGCCACCAGCAACAAGGCTGCCACCCCCGAGCCCACCGATGTGGTGCTGTACGGTTTTGGCCGTATCGGCCGTATCCTGGCTCGTCTTCTGATCGAAAAGGTCGGTTCCGGTAATGGTCTGCGTCTGAAAGCCATCGTGGTACGTGAATCCGGCAAGGGTGACCTGCAAAAGCGTGCCAGCCTGCTGCGTCGTGACTCCGTGCACGGCCCGTTCGCCGGCACCATCGCCGTGGATGAAGAAGAAAATGCCATCATTGCCAACGGCAACTTCATCAAGGTGATCTACGCCAACGATCCGAACACCATCGATTACACCCAGTACGGCATCAACAACGCCGTGGTGATCGACAACACCGGTAAATGGCGTGATGTTGACGGCCTGACCCAGCATCTGAACCGTCCGGGTGTGTCCCGCGTGATGCTGACTGCGCCGGGCAAAGGTGATATGAAAAACATTGTTCACGGTGTGAACAACAATATCATCGAAGACGGTGACAAGATCATCTCTGCGGCCAGCTGTACCACCAACGCCATCGTGCCCCCGCTGAAGGCGCTGGAAGACAAGTTCGGTATCGAGTTCGGTCACGTTGAGACCGTTCACTCCTACACCAACGACCAGAACCTGCTGGATAACTTCCACAAGGGCCCCCGTCGTGGTCGTGCCGCACCGCTGAACATGGTGCTGACCGAAACCGGTGCTGCGACCGCAGCTGCCAAGGCGCTGCCGTCCCTGGCGGGCAAGCTGACTGGTAACTCCATCCGCGTGCCTACCCCGAACGTCTCCATGGCGATCCTGAACCTGACTCTGGAGAAGGAAACCACCCTGGAAGAGCTGAACGAGTACCTGCGCTGGGTGAGCCTGCACTCTCCGCTGCAGCGCCAGGTGGACTTCGTGAGCAGCCCGGATGCGGTATCCACCGATTTCGTCGGCTCTCGTCACGCTTCCGTGATTGATGCCGAGGCTACCATTGTCAACGGGCGCCATTGCGTACTGTATGTCTGGTACGACAACGAGTTCGGTTACAGCTGTCAGGTGCTGCGTATCCTTCAGCAGATCTCCGGGGTGGAATTCCCGCAGTATCCGAAGGACTGA
- a CDS encoding uracil-DNA glycosylase family protein gives MKRLPALLEEVSACRLCEAHLPLGPRPVVRAGEGARLLIVGQAPGTRVHDTGIPWNDPSGDRLRDWLQLDRDAFYDENRIAIIPMGFCYPGRGKGGDLPPRPECAPLWHERLLAELPDLQLTLLVGQYAQRYYLPQYLPAPGKTLTDNVWEYQKALAHGFFPLPHPSPRNRLWLRQRPWFEEAVLPVLRERVEMALSG, from the coding sequence ATGAAACGCCTGCCTGCTCTGCTGGAGGAGGTGAGCGCCTGCCGATTGTGCGAAGCGCATCTGCCGCTGGGGCCCCGACCGGTGGTGCGGGCGGGTGAGGGGGCCCGGCTGTTGATTGTTGGCCAGGCACCCGGCACCCGGGTTCATGATACCGGCATCCCCTGGAACGACCCGTCCGGCGACCGGCTGCGTGACTGGCTCCAGCTTGACCGGGATGCGTTTTACGATGAAAACCGCATTGCCATCATTCCCATGGGGTTCTGTTATCCGGGCAGGGGCAAGGGCGGGGATCTGCCGCCGCGACCGGAATGTGCCCCTCTCTGGCATGAGCGGCTGCTGGCGGAACTGCCGGACCTGCAGCTGACCCTGCTGGTGGGTCAGTATGCCCAGCGCTACTATCTGCCACAGTACCTGCCAGCGCCGGGGAAGACGCTCACCGATAACGTGTGGGAATACCAAAAGGCACTGGCGCACGGTTTCTTCCCCCTGCCGCACCCCAGCCCCCGTAATCGTTTATGGCTGCGCCAGCGTCCCTGGTTCGAGGAAGCGGTGCTGCCGGTGTTGCGTGAGAGGGTTGAGATGGCATTGTCTGGATAG
- a CDS encoding acyl-CoA thioesterase II, whose product MKAPVKELLNLFDLEQLEDNLFRGQTQANGQRSVFGGLVAGQALLAASLTVPEERPVHSLHAYFLRPGDFNVPIVYDLERIRDGKSFTTRRVKAIQHGRPIFSLAASYQVVEEGASHQATMPEVPDPETLDTDRAIRMKLVERLPEQYRKDFLTERPVEFRPVTPLDPISSEPKAPVREVWFKVVDTVDVNPAMHRALLAYCSDFGLMGTAMLPHGMNFWQANTQCASIDHAMWFHNDFRIDEWLLYRSDSPFAGGSRGMNFGSIYRQDGTLVASVAQEGLIRQHRSDSPA is encoded by the coding sequence ATGAAAGCACCGGTGAAGGAGCTTCTGAATTTGTTTGATCTGGAGCAGCTTGAAGACAACCTGTTCCGCGGCCAGACCCAGGCCAATGGTCAACGCAGTGTGTTCGGGGGGTTGGTGGCTGGTCAGGCACTGCTGGCGGCATCACTGACAGTGCCGGAGGAGCGGCCGGTGCACTCGCTGCATGCCTACTTCCTGCGTCCCGGGGACTTCAATGTGCCCATCGTTTATGACCTGGAGCGCATCCGTGACGGCAAGAGTTTCACCACTCGCAGGGTGAAGGCGATCCAGCATGGGCGCCCGATCTTTTCTCTTGCCGCGTCCTACCAGGTGGTAGAAGAGGGGGCGTCGCACCAGGCCACCATGCCCGAGGTGCCGGATCCTGAGACCCTGGATACGGATCGCGCCATTCGCATGAAGCTGGTGGAGCGTCTGCCTGAACAATACCGCAAGGACTTCCTCACCGAGCGGCCGGTGGAGTTTCGTCCTGTTACGCCACTGGATCCCATTTCCTCCGAGCCCAAGGCGCCGGTGCGGGAAGTGTGGTTCAAGGTGGTCGATACCGTTGATGTGAACCCGGCTATGCACCGGGCATTGCTGGCGTACTGTTCCGACTTCGGCCTGATGGGCACCGCCATGCTGCCCCATGGCATGAACTTCTGGCAGGCCAACACCCAGTGCGCCAGCATTGACCATGCCATGTGGTTCCACAATGACTTCCGCATTGACGAGTGGCTGCTGTACCGCAGCGACAGCCCGTTCGCCGGAGGCTCCCGGGGGATGAACTTCGGTTCCATCTATCGTCAGGACGGCACCCTGGTCGCATCCGTGGCCCAGGAAGGTCTGATTCGTCAGCACCGCTCTGACAGCCCGGCCTGA